One Bacteroidota bacterium genomic window, ATAAGGGTGAGAATGGTCAATATAGCCACTTCCATCATTATAAATCTTATAATCACCACTCAAACTCCTTAACTCATTTTCATTGATTATCTTAAGCCTGTTAAAATTATTCTTCTTGGTATTTATTTTTGCATCTAATTTAGTAATGAATGCGAAAACCATAAGAAAAACAATAAGCGCAACAAAAGAAAGGCCTACTGCAATGCTAAAAGCAAAATAAAAGCCAACAGCACCGGCTAAAAAGATCAAAAGCCTATATAAAGGAAACTTTGCTGCTTGTTTAGCAAAAAAGACCTCCTGTTGAGTGAATTTTTCAATCCTCTCTTTATAAAACTGTTCTAAATTCATCTGGTACTTTACTTTTTTATTAAAATGATCAAAATAGAAATAATAAGCTCATAAAGTTTAAGCTATACTAGAAGTTTAAATTGAGTGACCAAAAAGATCATAATCTTCAGCCGATGTAATTTTGATGTTGGCAAAATCACCAATTCTTAAATATTCATCTTCTTTTACTGAAACAAGAACTTCATTGTCAACCTCCGGGGAATCAAATTCAGTTCTACCAACAAAATATTCACCTTCTTTGCGGTCAATTAAAACCTTAAAAGTTTTTCCAATTTTAGCCTTGTTAAGTTCCAAAGAAATATTTTGCTGCACCTCCATAACTGCCTCTGCCCTTTGTTGTTTAACTTCCTGAGGAACATCATCATTTAATTTAAAGGCATGGGTATTTTCTTCATGAGAATAAGTAAAAATACCCAACCTGTCAAACCTTGATTGTTCAACCCAATGCAACATTTCTTCGAAATCTTTTTCTGTTTCACCCGGATAACCCGCAATAAGTGTAGTACGCAGTGCTATATCGGGAACTTTATTTCTTATTGCATCTACTATATCAATGGTTTTTTGTTTTGTTGTACCTCTTCGCATGGATTTAAGCATATTATCAGAAATATGCTGCAAGGGCATGTCAAGGTAATTACAAACATTTTTTCTGTTTTTCATCACATCCATAACATCCATAGGGAAGCCTGCAGGAAATGCATAATGCAACCTGATCCATTCAATACCCTGTACATCCGCTAATTTATCCAGCAGTTCAGCCAGATTTCGTTTTTTATATAAATCCAAACCGTAATATGTAAGGTCCTGAGCTATCAAAATAAGCTCTTTAGTACCATTAGCAGCTAATTTTTGTGCACTTGATACCAATTGTTCAACAGGAGTAGAAATATGCTTTCCTCTCATTAAGGGAATAGCACAAAAAGAACAAGGACGGTCACATCCTTCTGCAATTTTAAAATAAGCATAATGCAAGGGAGTTGTAATTAACCTCTCCCCTACCAATTCATGTTTATAATCTGCTTTGAGGGTTTTTAAAAGCCGGGGCAATTCCCTTGTTCCAAAAAAAGCATCCACCTGTGGAATTTCTTTTTCCAGTTCAGTTCTATATCTCTCGGATAAACATCCTGTAACATATACTTTATTAACCAGTCCTGCATCTTTTGCCTGGGCGTAGCGAAGAATTGTATCAATTGATTCTTGCTTTGCATTGTCAATGAATCCGCAGGTATTAATTATGACTATTCCAGCATCATCCTTTGTGGACTCATGTTCTACTTCAATATTGTTTGCCTTTAATTGTCCCATCAAAACTTCTGAATCAAATATATTTTTGGAACAACCCAGGGTAACAACGTTTACTTTATTTTTTTTAAGTGTTTTAGTCTTCATTGTATGGTATGGTAATTTGACAGATTGTCAAACTGCCTGATAATTGAATTTATAAGAAAATTTAGAATATTATTTAGCAGAGAATAGCGAATCAACAAATTCAGTTTTATTGAAAACCTGTAGATCTTCCATTTTCTCACCTACTCCAATATATTTAACGGGAATTTTGAATTCATCTGATATGCCAATTACCACCCCACCTTTAGCAGTACCGTCTAGTTTTGTAAGGGCCAGGGCATTAACTTCGGTAGTTGCCATAAACTGCCTGCATTGCTCAATGGCGTTTTGTCCTGTAGAGGCATCCAATACTAATAGAATTTCATGTGGAGCACCAGGAATTACTTTTTGCATAACTTTCTTGATTTTAGAAAGTTCATTCATCAGGTTTATTTTATTGTGTAGTCGTCCGGCAGTATCAATAATTGCAACATCCGCGTTTTTGGAAACAGCAGAACTTAAAGTATCAAAAGCAACCGATGCAGGATCGGCACCCATTCCTTGCGAAATAATTGGAACACCTGTTCTTTCAGACCAAATTGTTAATTGATCAACTGCAGCAGCGCGGAAAGTATCAGCAGCACCAAGAATAACGCTTTTACCGGATTTTTTAAACTGATAGGCAAGTTTTCCAATTGTAGTTGTTTTTCCAACACCATTTACACCAACCACCATAATAACATAAGGAGAACCGGTTTTTGGAAGAACAAATTCAGTTAAACTTTGTGCGTTGTTTTCCTCCAGCAATGCTGAAACTTCTTCTTTTAGAATAGTATTTAATTCAGAAATACTTACATATTTATCCTTGGCAACACGGGCTTCTATTCTTTTAATTATTTTTAATGTGGTATTTACACCTACATCAGAAGAAATAAGGACTTCTTCAAGTTTATCTAAAACTTCATCATCAACTTTAGATTTTCCTACAACAGCTTTTGAAAGTTTTGAAAAAACATTCTCCTTTGTTTTGGCCAGTCCGCTTTCCAGACTATCCTTCTTTTCTTTAGAGAAAAAATCAAATAAACTCATATCTAATTAAATTTTAACAGCATTAAAATTCTTTATATCATTCTTATTAACTATTGTATCATTTATAGGTCAATATCAAAAGTGTAAATTTCAATAGCGATTCATAAAAATACGAAAAAGCTTCCTCCTTACGAAGAAAGCTTTTCCATTAATTTATAAGCACTGAATATTACTTTGCGAGAAAATCCTTAATATGATCGTTGTGCACAATTTCTTCTTTGAAAGCATATGCACCCGTTTCAGCGGATTTTGTCATTTTAATCACTTTTGTAAATTGATTTCCTTTTCCGGATTTCAATGTAGCAACGGTTTTCTTAGCCATTTTGAAAAATATTTTGAATAACGCAGTAGCACGCTATTCAGGTTAATTATTTAATTTCTTTATGAACAGTCATTTTCTTAAGAATTGGATTGTATTTTTTAATCTCAATTCTCTCAGGTGTGTTCTTTTTGTTTTTAGTGGTTATATACCTGGAAGTTCCCGGAGCACTAGTTGTTTTATGTTCGGTACATTCTAAAATTACCTGAACTCTATTACCTTTTTTTGCCATTTTTTTTAAATATTCTTTTATTTTAAGGGCTGCAAATGTAAAAATTTAAATTTTAATTTCCTATTATGAATTAACGAAATTTATTGATTTTTCATATACCTGTGCTTCATTTTATTGTTTTTAAAGTAAAAACATTCACTTGTTCTATTAAAAGAACATGCTCGATTATTCAAATCCTTTAAAATCAATTTGCGCTTTTTGGTAATCTTCAGGAATTCCAATGTCAATAAAATAGCCACTTCCTGTATATCCTATTATTGTAAGATTCTTTAAATTTGGTTCAAAAAAATCTTTTTCCAATGAAAATTTTTCTGGCAAATCAAATGCATTGAATTTTTTTCTGCGAAAAATATATACTCCCCCGTTAATCAGACCTTGGGTGTTTTCCCCTGTTTTTTCCTGGAATGCTATAACCCTTTTTTGATCATTAATTTTAACAGTACCGTACCTTGAAGTGTTAATCATGTTTCTTAAACATAAGCTGATATCAGCATTTTCCAATTGGTGGAAGTTGTAAAATTCATTTAAATCAAGTTCCAGGAAAGTATCTCCATTTAAAATCAACACATTTTCTGTGGTGCATTTTTCTATAGCCTTTTTCAGCCCCCCCCCTGTTCCTAATGGTTCTTCCTCCTTAGCATATACTATTGTTATATTTTCAAAGTAGGTTCCAAAATATTCAACTATAGCTTCAGATTTATATCCTACAGAAAAAATAATTTTTTGAATGCCGAATTTCAATAAATACCTTACAAGGTATTCCAGAAATGGTTTTCCATTAACAGGCGCCATCGGTTTTGGAACATCACTCACAACCGATTGAAGTCTTGTACCCAGCCCTCCTGCTAAAATTATGGCTTCTTTAATCATTCTTTTTATTGAAACAACTCATTTTCAATTATTTCACAAAGAATGTGGCCAATAAGTATATGCGATTCCTGAATTCTAGGAGTATCATTTGATGGAACTTTAATGAGATATTTACATAGTCCATTCATTTTACCTCCTGTTTCTCCCGTTAACCCAACAGTAACCAATCCTTTTGCGTTGGCAGTTTCAAGGGCCTTTAGTATATTAGGTGAATTTCCGGATGTTGAAATTCCAATTAAAATATCCCCTTGCTTTGCTGCAGCTTTCACCATTCTTGAATATACTTCATCAAAGGAATAATCATTTGCAACAGCAGTTAGATAGGAAGCATTTACATGAAGAGCTTCAGCATTTAAAGGCTCACGGTCTTTGTAAAACCTTCCGGATAATTCAGCTGAAATATGCTGGGCATCGGCAGCAGAACCACCATTTCCACAAAAAAGTGCTTTCCCACCACCTTGAAAAACCCTAACCAGCTCATGGGCAACGTCCTGTATTATTTTAATCGTGTTTTCATTTTCAAGCAGCCTTACTTTTACATCAATTGAGGCTTGAATTCTGCTTTTAATAAGTGTTATATTGTCCATGTAGATAATCCTTCTTTTGTAAATGTATAGCGTTTAACACTGCCACCAAATTTTTCAATAACTTTTATTACGTTGTATCGGGTTGTTCCAGGACAATAAAATATCATAAAACCACCACCACCTGCACCTGAAATTTTTCCACCAGTTGCACCAGCTTGAATTGCTGATTGGTAAATTTCATCAATCAGTGGATTAGTTATTCCTCCAGCCATTTGTTTTTTGTGTTTCCATCCAAAGTCCAGGATTTCTCCTATTTGATGTATCTGCCCGCGTAAAAGAGCCTCTTTCATCCTTACAGACTGCTCTCGTAAATTATGCATTGCATTGATTGAACTTTGGTTTTTATCGTTTACATTCTTTGACTGCTGTTCAATAATTTTGCTTGAAAAACGGCTGGTTTGAGTATAAAATAAAACCAGGTTATGCTCCAGTTCACTTAAATATTGTTCTTTGATTCGAAGCGGGTTTACAATAACTTTATCATCTTTAGAAAACTCCATAAAATTGACGCCTCCAAATGTCGCAGCATATTGATCTTGTCTTCCGCCTGCCATTTTACAATCAACTCGTTCAATTTCATAAGCCAAATGAGCAATATCATATTCCCCCAGGGGTAATTTAAGCCATTCTGCAAAAGCGCCTAAAATTGCTACGACCAAAGTAGATGAAGTACCAAGGCCAGAACCAGCAGGGGCATCAACAAAAGTACTGAGTTTAAAAGACAAGGGTTTTTTGGTAAAATCCTTAACAACGCGGTTATACACGCATTTTAAAAGATCAAGGTTCCCATTTAAAGTCAATTCCATAGCAGAATCGAGTTTTTCAAATTCATTTCTGTCGGCTACATTAAATATGATTTCACCTGTATCTAAAGGTTCAATTGTGGCATAAGCATATAAACTAACTGTGGCATTGAGGATTGCGCCTCCAAATAAATCACAGTAAGGGCTAACATCAGTTCCACCACCTGCTAAACCAATTCTTAAAGGAGCTTTACTTCTAATAATCATAGGGAAAAATCTGCGTTAAAAATACAGCTTTTTATCATTTTATTCAGACTTATTTCGAAGATATCTCAGAAATCACAGCTTCAATGTTTCTTACCATTTTATCCCAGGTGAATTTTTGCTTTTCAACTTGTATTCCATGGCTAAATTTTTGCTGATAATCCCCATCAAAAAATTGAATAATAGCATCAGAAATTGCTCGAGGATCAACAGGAACTACAAAACCAACTTTTCCATCAGGTACAAGTTCGGGAAGACCACCAACATTGGTTACTATCATTGGTTTTTCAAAATGATACGCAATTTGTGTAACACCACTTTGTGTTGCATGTTTATAGGGTTGTACAACAAGATCAGAGGCACAAAAATAATCAACCACTTTTTCGTCAGGAATAAAATCGGTTTTTAATATCACCTGATTCTTTATTCCAAGCTCCTCAATTAATTGCAAATAGGGCGTTTTATCTGAATAAAATTCTCCGGCAACAATTAGTTTTAGTTTTTTGTCCTTCATCCTTGAATCAGAAAATGCATTCAATAGCAAATCCAAGCCTTTGTAATCCCTGATAAAACCAAAAAACAACAGATAATTGTATTCATCACTTATTCCTAATCTTGCACATGCTTCATTTTTTGAAATGGCAGCCCCAAAATTATCAAAAAGAGGATGAGGGGAAATTTTTCTTGGCTTTGCTTTATCAAAAAAGTCAAGGTCTTTCAAAACAGAATCAGACATAGCAATAAATGCATCAACAGGTTTTAAAAAATAAGCAGTTAACTGCTTATCTCCCGGTCGGCTTTCATGGGGTATAACATTATCTAAA contains:
- a CDS encoding NTP transferase domain-containing protein; amino-acid sequence: MIKEAIILAGGLGTRLQSVVSDVPKPMAPVNGKPFLEYLVRYLLKFGIQKIIFSVGYKSEAIVEYFGTYFENITIVYAKEEEPLGTGGGLKKAIEKCTTENVLILNGDTFLELDLNEFYNFHQLENADISLCLRNMINTSRYGTVKINDQKRVIAFQEKTGENTQGLINGGVYIFRRKKFNAFDLPEKFSLEKDFFEPNLKNLTIIGYTGSGYFIDIGIPEDYQKAQIDFKGFE
- the rpmG gene encoding 50S ribosomal protein L33, which gives rise to MAKKGNRVQVILECTEHKTTSAPGTSRYITTKNKKNTPERIEIKKYNPILKKMTVHKEIK
- a CDS encoding dehydrogenase, with protein sequence MIIRSKAPLRIGLAGGGTDVSPYCDLFGGAILNATVSLYAYATIEPLDTGEIIFNVADRNEFEKLDSAMELTLNGNLDLLKCVYNRVVKDFTKKPLSFKLSTFVDAPAGSGLGTSSTLVVAILGAFAEWLKLPLGEYDIAHLAYEIERVDCKMAGGRQDQYAATFGGVNFMEFSKDDKVIVNPLRIKEQYLSELEHNLVLFYTQTSRFSSKIIEQQSKNVNDKNQSSINAMHNLREQSVRMKEALLRGQIHQIGEILDFGWKHKKQMAGGITNPLIDEIYQSAIQAGATGGKISGAGGGGFMIFYCPGTTRYNVIKVIEKFGGSVKRYTFTKEGLSTWTI
- the rimO gene encoding 30S ribosomal protein S12 methylthiotransferase RimO, with amino-acid sequence MKTKTLKKNKVNVVTLGCSKNIFDSEVLMGQLKANNIEVEHESTKDDAGIVIINTCGFIDNAKQESIDTILRYAQAKDAGLVNKVYVTGCLSERYRTELEKEIPQVDAFFGTRELPRLLKTLKADYKHELVGERLITTPLHYAYFKIAEGCDRPCSFCAIPLMRGKHISTPVEQLVSSAQKLAANGTKELILIAQDLTYYGLDLYKKRNLAELLDKLADVQGIEWIRLHYAFPAGFPMDVMDVMKNRKNVCNYLDMPLQHISDNMLKSMRRGTTKQKTIDIVDAIRNKVPDIALRTTLIAGYPGETEKDFEEMLHWVEQSRFDRLGIFTYSHEENTHAFKLNDDVPQEVKQQRAEAVMEVQQNISLELNKAKIGKTFKVLIDRKEGEYFVGRTEFDSPEVDNEVLVSVKEDEYLRIGDFANIKITSAEDYDLFGHSI
- a CDS encoding D-sedoheptulose 7-phosphate isomerase, translating into MDNITLIKSRIQASIDVKVRLLENENTIKIIQDVAHELVRVFQGGGKALFCGNGGSAADAQHISAELSGRFYKDREPLNAEALHVNASYLTAVANDYSFDEVYSRMVKAAAKQGDILIGISTSGNSPNILKALETANAKGLVTVGLTGETGGKMNGLCKYLIKVPSNDTPRIQESHILIGHILCEIIENELFQ
- the ftsY gene encoding signal recognition particle-docking protein FtsY; this encodes MSLFDFFSKEKKDSLESGLAKTKENVFSKLSKAVVGKSKVDDEVLDKLEEVLISSDVGVNTTLKIIKRIEARVAKDKYVSISELNTILKEEVSALLEENNAQSLTEFVLPKTGSPYVIMVVGVNGVGKTTTIGKLAYQFKKSGKSVILGAADTFRAAAVDQLTIWSERTGVPIISQGMGADPASVAFDTLSSAVSKNADVAIIDTAGRLHNKINLMNELSKIKKVMQKVIPGAPHEILLVLDASTGQNAIEQCRQFMATTEVNALALTKLDGTAKGGVVIGISDEFKIPVKYIGVGEKMEDLQVFNKTEFVDSLFSAK
- a CDS encoding DUF4295 domain-containing protein, whose product is MAKKTVATLKSGKGNQFTKVIKMTKSAETGAYAFKEEIVHNDHIKDFLAK
- a CDS encoding glycosyltransferase, translating into MKKVILVGSAHPFRGGLAVFNERLIREFQNLGYKAEIYTFTIQYPGFLFPGKTQFSDSPSPDDLKISRLVNSVNPLNWIKIGNRIRKEKPEILIFKFWLPFMGPCFGTIARIAKRNNKTKIACILDNVIPHESRPGDKQLTAYFLKPVDAFIAMSDSVLKDLDFFDKAKPRKISPHPLFDNFGAAISKNEACARLGISDEYNYLLFFGFIRDYKGLDLLLNAFSDSRMKDKKLKLIVAGEFYSDKTPYLQLIEELGIKNQVILKTDFIPDEKVVDYFCASDLVVQPYKHATQSGVTQIAYHFEKPMIVTNVGGLPELVPDGKVGFVVPVDPRAISDAIIQFFDGDYQQKFSHGIQVEKQKFTWDKMVRNIEAVISEISSK